The Kordia sp. SMS9 genome window below encodes:
- a CDS encoding IS1595 family transposase — MCNKAKDLRDFDSLFELLDYFSTEEKCEDYLSVLRWNGNPVCPHCESDRVNILKGKNKRYKCYGCRKQFSVKVGTIFHDTKISLRKWFVAIYLVTSHKKGISSHQLARDIKVSQKTAWFILQRIRETYKPAKEKFSNDVEVDETYIGGKEKNKHHNKRTPNTQGRSVKTKKPVLGILERNGKVYAIPVKDTKGKTIIPIMREKVVKGSNVYTDEYRAYQALKKDYNHDIVRHSADQYVSGVVHTNSIENFWSLLKRGIDGIYHHVSEKHLDKYVNEFTFRYNNRNLSEGSKFDIAIANGVNKRLDYKTLISE, encoded by the coding sequence ATGTGTAACAAAGCAAAAGATTTAAGGGATTTCGATAGTTTATTTGAGTTATTAGATTATTTTTCTACTGAGGAAAAGTGCGAAGATTATCTTTCGGTTTTACGCTGGAACGGAAACCCTGTGTGTCCACATTGCGAAAGTGACAGAGTTAATATATTGAAAGGTAAGAATAAAAGATACAAGTGTTACGGATGCAGAAAGCAATTTAGCGTTAAGGTTGGAACTATTTTTCATGATACCAAAATATCTCTAAGAAAATGGTTTGTAGCTATTTACCTTGTAACATCACATAAAAAAGGGATTTCCTCGCATCAGTTAGCAAGAGATATAAAAGTGTCTCAAAAAACAGCTTGGTTTATATTACAACGTATAAGAGAAACATATAAACCTGCAAAAGAGAAATTTTCAAATGATGTTGAAGTAGATGAAACATACATAGGCGGTAAAGAAAAGAACAAACACCACAACAAAAGAACACCAAATACACAAGGCAGAAGCGTGAAAACAAAAAAGCCTGTACTTGGAATACTTGAAAGAAACGGAAAAGTTTATGCTATTCCTGTAAAAGACACCAAAGGAAAAACCATAATTCCAATTATGAGAGAAAAAGTGGTTAAAGGTTCTAACGTTTATACAGATGAATACAGAGCGTATCAAGCATTGAAAAAAGACTACAATCACGATATAGTTCGACATTCAGCAGATCAGTACGTTAGCGGTGTAGTTCATACAAATAGTATTGAGAACTTTTGGTCACTATTAAAAAGAGGTATTGATGGAATTTACCACCATGTAAGTGAAAAACATTTGGATAAGTACGTAAATGAGTTTACCTTTAGATATAATAATAGAAATCTAAGTGAAGGCTCAAAGTTTGATATTGCAATAGCTAATGGAGTAAATAAACGCTTAGATTATAAAACACTAATAAGTGAGTAA
- a CDS encoding JAB domain-containing protein, with protein MNIRLPKDEDINIANGEDIARIMRKILLRQNRLHPKKEYFWTIGLSAGNDIDYIELVSFGKISLDKIEPVDVLSFAVSKKCTKIVICHNKTKGNLQPSRSAQKLTYKILQGAKTLNILLLDHIIICENEEYFSFGDSKAFPKEGDF; from the coding sequence ATGAATATACGTTTACCAAAAGACGAAGACATAAATATCGCAAACGGCGAAGACATAGCGCGTATCATGCGCAAAATACTATTAAGGCAAAATCGACTGCATCCTAAAAAGGAATACTTTTGGACTATTGGATTAAGCGCGGGAAATGATATTGACTACATAGAATTAGTATCATTCGGAAAAATAAGCCTTGATAAAATCGAGCCCGTAGACGTTCTAAGCTTCGCAGTATCGAAAAAATGTACTAAAATTGTGATTTGTCACAACAAAACAAAAGGAAATCTACAACCAAGTAGAAGCGCGCAGAAACTTACCTATAAAATACTACAAGGCGCAAAGACACTAAATATTTTACTGCTTGACCACATAATTATATGTGAAAACGAAGAATATTTCAGTTTTGGAGATAGTAAAGCGTTTCCTAAAGAGGGAGATTTTTAA
- a CDS encoding type II toxin-antitoxin system ParD family antitoxin has protein sequence MGKNTSISLGNHFEEFINEEVKSGRYTSVSEVIRSALRLLESEEKKERALIKALEIGEQSGFVEDFNPDENLKALHRKHL, from the coding sequence ATGGGGAAAAACACATCTATATCACTAGGAAATCATTTTGAAGAATTTATTAACGAAGAAGTGAAGTCTGGCAGATACACTTCTGTGAGTGAAGTGATTCGCTCAGCTTTACGCTTACTTGAAAGTGAAGAAAAAAAAGAACGTGCTTTGATTAAGGCCTTGGAGATTGGAGAACAAAGTGGATTTGTTGAAGATTTTAATCCTGATGAAAATTTAAAAGCACTGCATCGTAAACACCTATGA
- a CDS encoding type II toxin-antitoxin system RelE/ParE family toxin — MSSSNYRISKEAIKDLNSIWTYTFQKWSKAQADSYYQTIISEFQYISDNFLIGKSVENTRKNYRVLKVKSHLIFYRKIDDNIVEIVRILHQQMDSKKRL; from the coding sequence ATGAGTTCCTCTAATTATCGCATCAGTAAAGAAGCTATTAAAGATTTGAACTCTATTTGGACGTACACCTTTCAAAAATGGTCTAAAGCGCAAGCAGATTCTTATTATCAAACTATTATTAGTGAATTTCAATATATCTCAGATAATTTCTTGATTGGGAAATCGGTTGAAAATACTAGAAAAAATTATCGTGTATTAAAAGTTAAATCACACCTCATATTCTATAGAAAAATAGATGATAATATTGTTGAGATCGTTAGAATTTTACATCAACAAATGGATAGTAAAAAAAGATTATAG
- a CDS encoding BatA domain-containing protein translates to MQFKYPEVLYALFLLLIPILVHLFQLRRFEKTAFTNVKFLQNVILQTRKSSQLKKWLILCTRLLAIAGLVFAFAQPYFANRDIVKTEKETVIYLDNSFSMQSKGEKGALLKRAVQELLNTVPEEEEISIFTNTETFKNTTIKSIRNELLRLEYSHEQEPIPSVILKGRKLFSKQQNSVKNLILISDFQQNEQLSVQTDSTFTTNYIQLKPSNGNNIALDSLYIAEQDANSVKIAVVVKNSGVPVQDVPVSLYDGESLIAKSSVSLEAEKSSEVRFSIPSNKVIQGNVRIDDTSLQFDNNLFFNINKPEKINVLAINEADDEFLKKLYTDDEFNLISSPLTQLNYNDISTQQLVILNELKTIPNPLLTALRSFKQNGGSLVIIPAKESNLASYNELLKTNGFSFLQEVKDTNEKKITKINFSHPLFTNVFEKEVTNFQYPKVNQYYGLVTTAAILRFENNLPFLIENNETYIFTAPINTENSNFKNSPLIVPILYNIGKNSLRLTNLYYTLGRENTFDVQTSLGQDAVLTIAKADEEFIPLQQTTNTKVRLTTEEFPAKAGIYSIKNQAAELQQISYNFDRNESALQYHTIKNLYPENTHTTVAQFFEDLKNEQSVASLWKWFVIFALVFLGIEMLILKFVK, encoded by the coding sequence ATGCAATTCAAATACCCAGAAGTACTTTACGCACTATTTTTACTCCTTATTCCTATTCTCGTTCACCTTTTTCAGTTACGACGTTTTGAGAAAACCGCATTTACGAATGTCAAATTTCTCCAAAATGTAATTCTGCAAACGCGAAAGAGTTCACAGTTAAAGAAATGGCTGATTCTCTGTACGCGCTTGTTAGCCATTGCTGGCTTAGTGTTTGCCTTTGCACAACCGTATTTTGCGAATCGTGATATTGTGAAAACGGAGAAAGAAACGGTGATTTATCTCGACAATTCGTTTAGCATGCAAAGCAAAGGTGAAAAAGGTGCATTATTGAAACGCGCCGTGCAAGAATTGCTAAACACGGTTCCCGAAGAAGAAGAAATTTCGATTTTTACAAACACAGAAACCTTTAAGAATACGACGATTAAAAGTATTCGAAATGAATTGTTACGCTTAGAATATTCGCATGAACAAGAACCGATTCCTAGTGTGATTCTGAAAGGAAGAAAACTATTTTCAAAACAACAAAATTCTGTCAAAAACCTAATTCTGATCTCTGATTTTCAGCAGAATGAACAATTGTCAGTTCAGACAGACAGTACATTCACAACAAATTATATTCAACTGAAACCTTCCAATGGCAACAATATTGCGCTCGATAGTCTGTACATTGCCGAACAAGACGCAAATTCGGTAAAAATTGCCGTTGTAGTGAAAAATTCAGGTGTTCCGGTGCAAGATGTGCCCGTTTCATTGTATGATGGCGAAAGTCTGATTGCAAAATCGTCTGTGAGTTTGGAGGCGGAAAAAAGCTCGGAAGTGCGCTTTTCCATTCCTTCCAACAAAGTAATTCAAGGAAATGTGCGCATTGATGATACAAGTTTGCAATTTGACAACAATCTGTTCTTCAACATTAACAAACCCGAAAAAATTAATGTGCTCGCCATCAACGAAGCAGATGATGAATTTCTGAAAAAACTATACACGGACGACGAATTCAACCTGATTTCTTCACCACTCACACAATTGAATTATAACGACATTTCTACACAACAATTGGTCATTTTGAATGAATTAAAAACCATTCCGAATCCGTTGTTGACAGCACTGCGTAGTTTCAAACAAAACGGTGGTTCACTCGTGATCATTCCCGCCAAGGAAAGCAATCTAGCAAGCTATAACGAACTTTTAAAAACAAATGGGTTTAGCTTTTTACAAGAAGTGAAAGACACCAACGAAAAGAAAATTACCAAGATTAACTTTTCGCATCCGTTGTTTACCAATGTGTTTGAGAAAGAAGTGACAAATTTTCAATATCCGAAAGTAAATCAGTATTACGGTTTGGTGACGACTGCCGCAATTTTACGGTTTGAAAATAATCTGCCATTTTTGATCGAAAATAACGAAACATACATATTTACGGCACCGATTAATACTGAAAATTCCAACTTTAAAAATTCGCCCTTAATCGTTCCAATTCTCTATAATATTGGAAAAAATAGCTTGCGTTTAACCAATTTATATTACACGCTAGGGCGCGAAAATACCTTTGATGTACAAACATCTCTCGGACAAGATGCCGTCTTAACGATTGCAAAAGCTGATGAAGAATTTATTCCGCTACAACAAACCACCAATACCAAAGTTCGATTGACTACAGAGGAATTTCCAGCAAAAGCAGGTATTTATAGCATCAAAAATCAAGCTGCTGAATTACAACAAATTAGCTATAATTTTGATCGAAACGAAAGTGCATTACAATACCATACTATCAAAAATCTGTATCCTGAAAATACGCATACAACCGTGGCGCAATTTTTTGAAGATTTAAAAAATGAACAGTCCGTAGCTTCGCTTTGGAAATGGTTTGTTATTTTTGCGCTAGTATTTCTAGGTATTGAAATGTTGATTTTAAAATTCGTTAAATGA
- a CDS encoding dihydroorotase family protein: MNLIIKSATIIDAASEHHHATNDILIENGIITQIATSIENPNNYDVISLENLHISQGWFDSSVSLGEPGFEERETIENGLKTAAKSGFTGIAVNPNAHPIADTKADIAFLKAQAFENAVNLYPIGALTNASESVDLAELFDMKNAGAIAFGDYQKAIENPNLLKISLLYAANFDGLVLSFPQERKIAGKGIVNEGHNSTRLGLKGIPSLAEELHVARDLFLLEYTKGKLHIPTISTAKSVQLIREAKAKGLNISCSVAIHNLIMTDAELEEFDTNYKVLPPLRTENDRIALIEGLQDGTIDMVTSDHNPIDVEHKKVEFDNAMYGTIGLETAFGALQTIFDTETTVKLLSSGKERFGVETSSISVGQKANFTLFNPEGNYTFTKKHIHSSSQNSAFLGKQLKGTVYGIIHNQQKVVS; this comes from the coding sequence ATGAACCTCATCATAAAATCCGCCACTATCATTGATGCAGCGAGTGAACATCATCACGCTACAAACGATATTTTGATAGAAAACGGAATCATCACACAGATTGCCACTTCCATAGAAAATCCAAACAATTACGACGTTATTTCACTTGAAAACCTCCATATTTCGCAAGGTTGGTTTGATAGCAGCGTGAGTTTGGGTGAACCTGGATTTGAAGAACGCGAAACGATTGAAAATGGATTGAAAACGGCTGCAAAAAGTGGTTTTACAGGAATTGCAGTAAATCCGAACGCACATCCAATTGCCGATACGAAAGCAGATATTGCCTTTTTAAAAGCACAAGCCTTTGAAAATGCCGTGAACCTCTACCCTATTGGCGCGTTGACGAATGCAAGTGAAAGTGTGGATTTGGCGGAACTATTTGATATGAAAAACGCGGGCGCGATTGCGTTTGGCGATTATCAAAAAGCCATTGAAAATCCGAACTTGCTGAAGATTTCGTTGTTATATGCAGCTAATTTTGACGGTTTGGTATTGTCCTTTCCACAAGAACGTAAAATTGCAGGAAAAGGAATTGTCAACGAAGGACACAACAGTACGCGATTAGGCTTAAAAGGCATTCCGTCCTTGGCGGAAGAATTGCACGTGGCGCGCGATTTGTTTTTGTTGGAATATACCAAAGGGAAATTACACATTCCGACGATTTCTACAGCAAAATCGGTTCAGTTAATTCGGGAAGCGAAAGCAAAAGGTTTGAATATAAGTTGCTCGGTTGCGATTCATAATCTCATCATGACGGATGCAGAATTGGAAGAATTTGACACCAATTACAAAGTATTGCCTCCATTGCGCACAGAAAACGACCGAATTGCGTTGATAGAAGGTTTGCAAGACGGAACCATTGACATGGTGACTTCCGATCACAATCCGATTGACGTAGAACATAAAAAAGTAGAATTTGACAATGCCATGTATGGAACGATTGGTTTGGAAACTGCTTTTGGTGCCTTGCAAACGATATTTGATACAGAAACGACAGTAAAATTACTGAGTTCTGGAAAAGAACGATTTGGTGTGGAAACTTCGTCAATTTCAGTAGGACAAAAAGCGAATTTCACGCTTTTCAATCCAGAAGGAAATTACACATTTACCAAAAAACACATTCACAGTAGCTCACAAAACAGTGCTTTTTTAGGCAAACAATTAAAAGGAACTGTGTACGGAATCATTCATAATCAACAAAAAGTAGTTTCGTAA
- a CDS encoding alpha/beta hydrolase, translated as MQPKKLSLHHIIRMPKVETENAPAIILLHGYGSNEEDLFSFAKELPENLFVISVRAPRDLQPYGYSWYDIHYTATEKISNDEHAIESRDLVAQFIDEVIANYPVDAKNVTLLGFSQGTILSYSVAFTYPKKVKNVVALSGYLNHNIFDFDTDKNYHHLNFYCSHGSVDQVIPVAAARQIEPFMKEHKLNYVYEEYPVGHGVTPQNFYSFRTWLEKRI; from the coding sequence ATGCAACCAAAAAAACTATCACTCCATCATATCATCAGAATGCCAAAAGTGGAAACAGAAAACGCACCTGCGATTATTTTGTTGCACGGCTATGGAAGTAATGAAGAAGATTTGTTTTCGTTTGCCAAAGAATTGCCTGAGAATCTATTTGTGATTTCGGTTCGCGCACCTAGAGATTTGCAACCATACGGATATTCTTGGTATGACATTCACTACACGGCGACGGAAAAAATAAGCAATGACGAACACGCGATTGAATCGAGAGATTTGGTAGCACAGTTTATTGATGAAGTTATTGCGAATTATCCTGTGGATGCAAAAAATGTAACGTTGCTAGGATTCAGTCAAGGAACAATTTTGAGTTATTCTGTAGCGTTTACCTATCCTAAAAAAGTAAAAAATGTAGTTGCGTTGAGCGGTTATTTGAATCACAATATCTTTGATTTTGATACTGATAAAAACTATCATCATTTAAACTTTTACTGTTCTCATGGAAGTGTAGATCAAGTCATTCCTGTAGCAGCCGCACGCCAGATTGAACCGTTTATGAAAGAACACAAGCTCAATTACGTGTACGAAGAATATCCTGTGGGACATGGTGTTACTCCGCAAAACTTTTATTCGTTTAGAACTTGGTTGGAGAAACGGATTTAG
- a CDS encoding bulb-type lectin domain-containing protein, translating to MSKDRLLSGEVLNRGSEIFSENKNYKLRFSTKGNLFLYNAINDEVIWRTHVKEDDRNKCIMKNSGRLVIQRGSGKILWKSSNRKYAGGFAKVQNDGNFVIYSPTWKTNTVGR from the coding sequence ATGTCAAAAGACAGATTATTATCTGGAGAAGTATTAAATAGAGGAAGCGAGATTTTCTCTGAGAATAAAAATTATAAGTTACGATTTTCCACTAAAGGAAATCTCTTTTTATACAATGCAATCAATGATGAGGTAATTTGGCGAACTCATGTCAAAGAAGATGATCGTAATAAGTGTATTATGAAAAATAGTGGTAGACTTGTCATACAAAGAGGAAGCGGAAAAATCTTATGGAAATCAAGTAATAGAAAGTATGCAGGTGGGTTTGCTAAAGTTCAAAATGATGGAAATTTTGTCATTTATTCTCCCACGTGGAAAACTAATACAGTAGGTAGATAA